The Clostridium sp. DL-VIII DNA window ATCAACAATAACAAATATGACAGTTATAAAATCTTTTAAATCTTCTATAGTTGTGATAGAATCTGTCTTGTAAAGCTCTAGCATATATGTATTTCCCCCTTCATTGATTTGGTGGTACTTTTCAATGATAGGGTAACATACTATGCTAGAGTTTTTCTATCTGTAAATCTTTCTAAAATTTCAACTAGCACAACGAGTTAAATTAACTTCCAAATGTTATCCTTACGTAAAAGAATCAAAATGAGAAGTTGGAATAGAGTTATAGTTGTTATTTACTAACAAACAGCTTCATCAGCACAATGTACAATATATTTTGTGCTGATCTGTTCTTATATTTATTAGTCAAGTTTATTTGACTTCTTAGATTTTACTCGCAAATAGGATAAGTAAAAGATAGGTATGATAATAATCAATATAAATTTGAAAGGAGATTTATTTATGGAACAAAAAATTGGAACAAGCCATAGTGGTAATTTAACTGAAGCAGTAAAAGGATTTGTTAATCCTTCTTTAATTATACTATTATCAAAGAAAAACAAATTTGAAGAACATGTAGAAGAATTAGAACAATTGTATCCAGGTGTTCCAAGTATCGGATGTACTTGTACTAGTTATACAAAGTATTCCACGATTGAAAATGGGGTAACAGCAATTGCATTTTATGATTGTATTAGTGTAGCGGCTAATGTTATATTAGAACTTTCTTCTATGCCAGTTAAGTATATTAGTCGAATGGAAGAGGATATTAAAAAGGTAAAAGCAGAGTCACAAAATACAATTTGTATTGATTTTGCTACAGGAAATCACAGCCGGCTAATGACAACGTTAGGAAGTATCTTAGAAAATAAGAATATTTCTTTAATAGGAGCTGGTGTTGATTGCAATAAGGTTTCTTGTAATGGTGTTATATATGAAGATGCTTATGCATATGCGTTTATTAAGAATAATGGAAGGATAAAAGCTTTTAAGGAAACTATTTATAAACCAACTGATTTAAAAATGGTGGTAACTAAAGCGGATTCAAAAAAATATATCCTTTATGAATTAAATGGCAAACCAGTAGAATCTGTTTATTGCGATTATCTTAATATTTCACCAAATAAAATAAACACACAATACTTTCAAAACCCATTAGGAAAATGGGTTGGTGATGAGTTTTACATAATGGGTATTGGTCAATTATAGGATGGAGCATTACAATGCTATAAAGGAAAAAGAAATTATAACCAATATCGTCAAGACAATCAAAAATGAGTTTAGTCAGAATCTTGATGAGTATAGTCAGGAGCTCATAGTTTCAAATATTGAAGCATTGCTTAATTACTCTAAGCGTTTTTATAGCAGGCAATTCATCACCAGAAGTACTGTAAATAGAGATGCAATTACACGTTTTAATATACTGATTGGAGATTATTTTAACTCAAAAGACTTAGAGGAGAAAGGAATACCTAATGTTAAATATTTAGCAAGTGAAATGGGATATTTAACAAATTATTTAAGTGATTTACTAAGGAAGGAAACTGGTAAGAAGACGCAAGAACATATTCGACTGCATTTAATTGAAAAAGCAAAAACTTTACTCCTCTTTGAATAAGTTATTTTCCTTTCAGCAAATGGTGCCCAAGTTTAAATTTGAACGCCATATTTATATTTTTTCAGTATTTTTTGAACTTTTATTTGTTGATTAAACACATGTGTTTCAACTTGATTTACTGCTGTAACAACTTCATTGAACTGAGCAATGTCAATTAACAATAATTAACTTTTGGCATCGATGATACAAGACGATACAGGTGGAGATTTATTCCTAAGTTTAATTGAGTTACAACTTTTGGGTTTATACTGAAGAACTTATTGAAACTTCTGTTAATTTGAATAGCCCTATATAATTTAAGTATAAGGATTGAGGTTATTTATTCAGCGAATAATAAAAATTTGGGAAGATTTAAGTTATAGTTGGATATTTCGAATAGAGAGAATATTGAATAAATAAATGTAAACAAATAATATTGATCTTAACTGGAATTGAAAATGCCAATTAAGTGTCTAATATACGTAAAAGTTTTAATCGAAGAATATACAACTTCGTTTAAAATAAATAATATTTAATAGAAAAGGAGGAATTGAAAAGAATTACCTATAAGCTTTACTTTAAGTAACAGTGTTGTGTACAAGCTTCGCAGCTCAAGCAGCAGTGTCTGATCCAATGAAGGCTTAGAAATTCTGAGAGATTATTTTGAAGAATGGAGGAAACAATCTATGAGAAATAACAAACAAATTATTTTGACCGCATTGGCTAGTGTAATGACATTTTCTCTTTTAACTACTTTCGGCATAACAGAAAAGAACTCTGTTGCAAAGGCTTCGACGACATCGGTAGAAAGTGAAACAGAAAAATCTGCGGTAATTTCTGCAGGGCCTAATATCGCTGTTGTTCAGACAGAGGCTGGAAAAGTTCAGGGATACAGTAGGAATGGCATTTATACCTATCATGGAGTTCCCTATGCTGAGGCAAAAGAAAGATTCGTTCCAGCAGAGAAAGTAGAGCACTGGGATGGAGTCAAACTTGCTTTTAACTATGGTCCGATATCACCACAACAACAGAGTGCAGGCGGATCTGATAGCAGTTGGGAAAACCCGTCCAGACAGTTTGCAATGGACAATAACAGTCAGAATCTGAACATCTGGACACCTGGTATTAATGACAATGCAAAGAGACCGGTGATGGTATGGCTGCATGGAGGTGGATTTTC harbors:
- a CDS encoding FIST N-terminal domain-containing protein → MEQKIGTSHSGNLTEAVKGFVNPSLIILLSKKNKFEEHVEELEQLYPGVPSIGCTCTSYTKYSTIENGVTAIAFYDCISVAANVILELSSMPVKYISRMEEDIKKVKAESQNTICIDFATGNHSRLMTTLGSILENKNISLIGAGVDCNKVSCNGVIYEDAYAYAFIKNNGRIKAFKETIYKPTDLKMVVTKADSKKYILYELNGKPVESVYCDYLNISPNKINTQYFQNPLGKWVGDEFYIMGIGQL